One genomic segment of Borrelia miyamotoi includes these proteins:
- a CDS encoding DNA topoisomerase IV subunit B: MKTNNYDESKIITLSSLEHIRLRSGMYIGRLGDGSNIDDGIYILVKEIIDNSIDEFIMGYGKEILIKKEDNVIGVRDYGRGIPLGKVVESVSVINTGAKYNDNVFQFSVGLNGVGTKAVNALSSKFLVRSMRGGKFFEAIFSKGNLIETAEGKSDEQDGTYIEFLADTEIFGKYKYSEDFLRRRFFHYACLNKGLKIKYNDEIFQSNNGLLDFMNAEIKCEDLLYDFVYYSSRTLEFAFSHTNNYGETYFSFVNGQYTSDGGTHQTGFREGFARAINDFLKKTYSSTDVREGLVATLSVKIKDPMFESQTKNKLGNIEIRSDIAKEVQRIILEILYKDKALAKIIENKVVENERLRKELSSVRKEAKERARKISFKIPKLKDCKFHFNEKSMQSNSTMIFLTEGDSATGSMVSCRDVYTQAIFSLRGKPQNMFEKNKSEIYKNEELYNMMVALGIEESIENLRYNKIIIATDADFDGFHIRNLLLTFFLTYFEDLVLNGHIYILETPLFRVRNKISTIYCYTEEEKQKAILELKNPEVTRFKGLGEISPSEFRSFIDVSSIKLTKVDLINIKEIKEKLGFYMGPNTPDRRNFIMENLI; encoded by the coding sequence ATGAAAACAAATAATTATGATGAGAGTAAAATTATTACCTTATCTTCTCTTGAACATATTAGATTGCGATCTGGAATGTATATTGGGAGATTGGGAGATGGTTCTAATATTGATGATGGTATTTACATTTTAGTAAAAGAGATTATCGATAATTCAATTGATGAATTTATTATGGGTTATGGTAAAGAGATCTTGATAAAAAAAGAAGATAATGTCATTGGTGTAAGAGATTATGGTCGTGGGATTCCTCTTGGCAAAGTTGTGGAGAGTGTTTCTGTTATTAATACTGGTGCTAAGTATAATGATAATGTTTTTCAGTTTTCTGTAGGACTTAATGGAGTTGGAACTAAAGCTGTTAATGCTTTAAGCTCAAAATTTTTAGTACGGTCGATGAGAGGAGGTAAGTTTTTTGAGGCGATTTTTTCAAAAGGAAATTTAATTGAGACGGCAGAGGGTAAATCTGATGAGCAGGATGGTACTTATATTGAATTTTTAGCTGATACGGAGATTTTTGGCAAATATAAATACAGTGAAGATTTTTTGAGGAGAAGATTTTTTCATTATGCTTGTTTGAATAAAGGTTTAAAAATCAAGTATAATGATGAAATTTTTCAGTCTAATAATGGGCTTCTAGATTTTATGAATGCTGAGATTAAGTGTGAGGATTTACTTTATGATTTTGTTTATTATTCTAGTAGGACTTTGGAATTTGCCTTTTCTCATACAAACAATTATGGTGAGACATATTTTTCATTTGTGAATGGACAGTATACTAGTGATGGAGGTACCCATCAGACAGGGTTTAGAGAAGGTTTTGCTAGGGCCATCAATGATTTTTTAAAAAAAACATACTCATCTACTGATGTTAGGGAAGGGCTTGTTGCTACTCTTTCAGTGAAAATAAAAGACCCAATGTTTGAAAGTCAGACGAAGAATAAGCTTGGTAATATTGAAATTAGAAGTGATATTGCTAAAGAAGTGCAAAGAATAATTTTAGAGATTCTTTATAAGGATAAGGCACTTGCAAAGATAATTGAAAACAAAGTTGTTGAGAATGAACGTCTTAGAAAAGAATTAAGTAGTGTGCGAAAAGAGGCGAAAGAGAGAGCAAGGAAAATATCTTTTAAAATTCCTAAGCTTAAGGATTGTAAGTTTCACTTTAATGAAAAGAGTATGCAATCTAATTCGACTATGATTTTCTTAACAGAAGGAGATTCTGCAACAGGTTCAATGGTATCTTGCAGAGATGTATATACACAGGCTATATTTTCTCTTCGTGGTAAGCCTCAAAACATGTTTGAAAAGAATAAGTCTGAGATATATAAAAATGAAGAACTTTACAATATGATGGTGGCTCTTGGCATTGAGGAGTCAATCGAAAATTTGAGATATAATAAGATTATAATTGCAACAGATGCAGATTTTGATGGTTTTCATATTAGAAATTTGCTTTTAACGTTTTTTTTGACTTATTTTGAAGATTTGGTTTTGAATGGACATATCTATATTTTAGAAACACCACTTTTTAGGGTTAGAAATAAAATTTCTACTATTTATTGTTATACTGAAGAAGAGAAACAGAAAGCTATTCTTGAACTTAAGAATCCTGAAGTTACAAGATTTAAAGGACTTGGGGAAATTTCTCCAAGTGAATTTAGGAGTTTTATTGATGTTTCTAGCATTAAGCTTACAAAAGTAGATCTTATTAATATCAAGGAAATAAAAGAAAAATTAGGGTTTTATATGGGGCCTAATACTCCTGATAGGCGAAACTTTATTATGGAGAATTTGATTTAA
- a CDS encoding lysophospholipid acyltransferase family protein: MKILRSIFTYIIFLLVIFTLTILFPVFLIFKIFKFENYFIKFVFILIRFAIRIGLWFVGIKVIVTKDDDFSFYEGSVVIMANHIASMDLLFLICVFMKPFIIVVKSSLLRIPLVNFLLISMGVIFVNRNSIKSSAIAQKRAIKVIKKGWAIGIFPEGTRNRGGKTRDFKRGSVNLALRTNSPIIPVTLLNTHKFFIKNLILNSGLSIYVHIHSPIDIFSLTNEEKENLHVIVRDRIVKKLEEMKVQYNVDRNLNENK, from the coding sequence ATGAAAATATTGAGAAGCATTTTTACTTATATTATTTTTTTGTTAGTAATTTTTACTTTGACTATTTTATTTCCGGTATTTTTAATTTTTAAGATTTTCAAATTTGAGAATTATTTTATAAAATTTGTTTTTATATTAATTAGATTTGCTATTAGGATAGGTTTGTGGTTTGTTGGAATTAAAGTTATTGTTACAAAGGATGATGATTTTTCTTTTTATGAGGGTAGTGTAGTCATTATGGCAAATCATATTGCTTCAATGGATCTGCTTTTTTTAATATGTGTTTTTATGAAACCCTTTATAATAGTTGTTAAATCATCACTTTTAAGAATTCCTTTAGTTAATTTTCTGTTAATTTCTATGGGAGTTATTTTTGTAAATAGGAATAGTATAAAATCTTCTGCTATTGCTCAAAAGAGAGCAATTAAGGTTATTAAGAAAGGGTGGGCTATTGGAATTTTTCCTGAAGGGACTAGAAATCGAGGTGGTAAAACAAGAGATTTTAAAAGAGGTTCTGTTAATCTAGCTTTAAGGACAAATTCTCCAATTATTCCTGTTACTTTGCTTAATACACATAAGTTTTTTATTAAAAATTTGATATTGAATTCAGGATTATCCATATATGTGCATATTCATTCTCCAATAGATATTTTTAGTTTGACAAATGAAGAAAAGGAGAATCTTCATGTTATTGTTAGAGATAGGATAGTTAAAAAATTGGAAGAGATGAAAGTTCAATATAATGTTGATAGGAATTTGAATGAAAACAAATAA
- a CDS encoding pallilysin-related adhesin: MCFTKLILFLFFILFSCVKENKDFIVFNKEMKKLSEVSYSDVDISENSGEDVFGSLIDLKGYKILSVHQENLNLDVYFEQVVLAQNFSDFKTYLFIIGFDPKSHEAVVLFKTQVDIDSKNSYNMYLEDITGDYYLDIVVQGFLNEDSVLYVFQRSVANDVASYRPIFFDKVNGSIIINKYDRSSAYDDKKSRESYSISLERYERQGEDVIVSKIEKYEYSQSQGKYYPLSASEKVGRIDNNIYKTLKNLPKDEVYKFLYGIWYDSDVQRSLGRLNFENVLFLSFNRALNEISIFKSNSQEIAHIDYISKPAYNTLNISTKSIFSDLIVYNFWIKIIDIDNIEIKVDTGTDAYDKHGFSGIFKRFDDSILVKDEKRSFFIPNGNYVYKDIIYDFSYPNLTYIVEDNIYYGIFNVFNLNNNLILEYEISMDENTISKVFIIEHSERILQKQKFSTIILNPIKILKDEVSLVKGQKLKLERIEKLG; the protein is encoded by the coding sequence ATGTGTTTTACAAAATTGATTTTATTTCTTTTTTTTATTTTGTTTTCTTGTGTCAAAGAAAATAAGGATTTTATTGTTTTTAACAAAGAGATGAAAAAACTTAGCGAAGTGAGTTATTCTGATGTAGATATAAGTGAAAATAGTGGAGAAGATGTTTTTGGATCTCTTATTGATCTTAAGGGCTATAAGATTCTTTCAGTTCATCAGGAAAATTTAAATTTAGATGTTTATTTTGAGCAAGTGGTTTTAGCACAGAATTTTTCAGATTTTAAGACTTATTTGTTTATTATTGGATTTGATCCAAAAAGCCATGAGGCAGTTGTTCTTTTTAAAACACAGGTAGATATTGATTCTAAAAATTCTTACAATATGTATCTTGAAGATATTACTGGTGATTATTACTTGGATATAGTAGTTCAAGGCTTTTTGAATGAAGATTCTGTTTTATATGTCTTTCAAAGATCAGTTGCAAATGATGTTGCATCTTATAGGCCTATTTTTTTTGATAAAGTGAATGGAAGTATTATTATAAATAAGTATGATAGGTCTTCAGCTTATGATGATAAGAAGTCAAGGGAGAGTTACTCTATTTCTTTAGAGAGATATGAGAGGCAAGGTGAGGATGTGATAGTGAGTAAGATAGAAAAGTATGAGTACTCTCAATCCCAAGGGAAGTATTATCCTTTATCTGCTAGTGAAAAGGTCGGTCGGATAGATAATAATATATATAAAACTTTAAAGAATTTGCCCAAAGATGAAGTTTATAAATTTTTATATGGTATTTGGTATGATAGTGATGTCCAGCGAAGTTTAGGAAGATTAAATTTTGAGAATGTTTTATTTTTATCATTTAATAGGGCTCTTAATGAGATTAGTATTTTTAAGAGCAATTCTCAGGAAATTGCACATATTGATTATATCTCAAAGCCTGCCTATAATACTCTTAATATTAGTACCAAGTCTATTTTTTCAGATTTAATAGTATATAATTTTTGGATTAAAATCATTGATATTGATAATATTGAGATAAAAGTTGATACTGGAACAGATGCTTATGATAAGCATGGATTTTCAGGTATTTTTAAAAGATTTGATGACTCTATTTTAGTTAAGGATGAGAAGAGATCTTTTTTTATTCCAAATGGTAATTATGTATATAAAGATATTATTTATGATTTTTCTTATCCTAATCTTACTTATATTGTTGAAGATAATATTTATTATGGGATTTTTAACGTCTTTAATTTAAATAATAATTTAATTCTTGAATATGAAATAAGTATGGATGAAAATACGATAAGCAAAGTATTTATTATTGAGCATAGCGAGAGAATACTTCAAAAGCAAAAGTTTTCTACCATTATACTTAATCCTATTAAAATTTTAAAAGATGAGGTAAGTTTGGTGAAGGGGCAAAAATTGAAACTTGAAAGGATAGAAAAATTAGGATAA
- a CDS encoding peptidylprolyl isomerase → MHKRVKRTKEVLSKIDFNDRRVGKWGLLALILIVFGFIIAPLMPGLFDTTNSSKLKFGSYKGQPIYYEKDNMFAQYVNYYSNVYSNLKKDNNFVDMEYFIWNLAFKKYIEDIAFLDLAKDNGFYISKSILNKNLINSPVYLDSNGSFSPKRYKKVSDYQRFKTHSEAVEKLLSSNIQVLLSSSFILSNSLLNAIKTMSEVRKNVVYIVLSYQDFPRDEIISYVDKNPTLFKSIDIASVRFKNLKDAGDAYEKLSKGMPFEEVAKFYSEDMTNFKGIASFKKYYFDLDLMLEKKEDLGAIFSLKMNEFTNPIKSKNRSEYEIYKALSDVYDFNKDSEHDISSVRNYIETYEPSLIETFLESKLNIIRSEINSGELQQVLKNYKLALKEDIVNLAYNMNIYPSTLKELSVFSNSKDFYDIIFNLQEGQWSNPFLADRRVYLFSLRSAENYSTNSDNLIKEDRVFDNLYQANNKLVLDYVLNKNDFKDNFYEAFFSLRDFSLKNE, encoded by the coding sequence ATGCATAAGAGAGTAAAGCGCACAAAAGAAGTTTTATCTAAAATTGATTTTAATGATAGAAGGGTTGGCAAGTGGGGACTTTTAGCACTTATATTGATTGTATTTGGATTTATTATTGCGCCCTTAATGCCAGGTTTATTTGATACTACTAATTCATCTAAGTTAAAGTTTGGATCTTATAAGGGACAACCAATTTATTATGAAAAAGACAATATGTTTGCTCAATATGTTAATTATTACTCAAATGTTTATTCTAATTTAAAAAAAGATAACAATTTTGTTGATATGGAATATTTTATTTGGAACTTGGCTTTTAAGAAATATATTGAAGATATTGCCTTTCTTGATTTAGCAAAGGATAATGGTTTTTACATTTCAAAAAGCATCTTGAATAAAAATTTAATTAATTCTCCTGTGTACTTAGATTCTAATGGTAGTTTTAGTCCCAAGAGATATAAAAAAGTTTCTGATTATCAGAGGTTTAAAACTCATAGTGAAGCAGTAGAAAAATTACTATCTTCTAACATTCAGGTTTTGCTAAGCAGTAGCTTTATATTGTCAAATTCTCTTCTTAATGCTATTAAGACTATGAGTGAAGTTAGAAAGAATGTTGTATATATTGTGCTCTCATATCAGGATTTTCCAAGAGATGAGATAATCTCTTATGTTGATAAAAATCCAACTTTATTTAAGAGCATAGATATTGCATCTGTTCGTTTTAAAAATTTAAAAGATGCTGGTGATGCTTATGAAAAATTGTCTAAGGGCATGCCTTTTGAAGAGGTTGCTAAATTTTATTCTGAAGACATGACTAATTTTAAAGGTATTGCTTCTTTTAAGAAATATTATTTTGATTTGGATCTTATGCTTGAGAAAAAGGAGGATCTTGGTGCAATCTTCTCTTTGAAGATGAATGAATTTACTAATCCTATTAAATCTAAGAATAGAAGTGAATATGAGATATACAAAGCATTAAGCGATGTTTATGATTTTAATAAAGATTCAGAGCATGATATTAGTTCTGTTAGAAATTATATAGAAACTTATGAACCAAGTCTTATTGAGACTTTTCTTGAGAGTAAGCTTAATATTATTCGTTCTGAAATTAATTCTGGGGAACTGCAACAAGTTCTTAAAAATTATAAGTTGGCATTAAAAGAGGATATTGTTAATCTTGCATATAATATGAATATTTATCCTAGTACTTTAAAAGAGCTGTCAGTTTTTAGCAATAGTAAGGATTTTTATGATATCATTTTTAATTTGCAAGAAGGTCAGTGGTCTAATCCCTTTTTGGCAGATCGCAGAGTTTATTTGTTTTCTTTGCGTTCAGCTGAAAATTATTCTACTAATTCTGATAATTTAATTAAAGAAGATCGTGTTTTTGATAATCTTTATCAGGCAAATAATAAGTTGGTATTAGATTATGTTTTGAATAAAAATGATTTTAAGGATAATTTTTATGAAGCATTCTTTTCTTTACGGGATTTTAGCTTGAAAAATGAGTAA
- a CDS encoding CheR family methyltransferase codes for MHMNNEFNIKINQEELNRLIRIIYNNFGINLNEKKKLLIESRLSSIIKAKNFSNFTEYIHYLENHKNQMSLIELVDKISTNHTYFFREPNHFEFLEKEILPKILNQISQSGEEEIRIWSSGCSSGEEPYTIAMILNEYISNNKIQCKAKILATDISVTVLNEANQGIYPQDRVKTLPKYLKTKYLNKFTNDKFEVKDILKKMIQFKKLNLMNEVFPFKKKFDLIFCRNVMIYFDEKTRNKLAEKFSQHLKDGSYLLIGHSETIRSNKNLEYIMPATYKKSIR; via the coding sequence ATGCATATGAATAATGAGTTTAATATCAAAATAAATCAAGAAGAGCTTAATAGGTTAATCAGAATAATCTATAATAATTTCGGCATTAACCTTAACGAGAAAAAAAAATTGTTAATCGAAAGTCGATTATCATCAATAATCAAAGCAAAAAATTTTAGCAACTTTACAGAATATATCCATTACTTAGAAAATCATAAAAATCAAATGTCTTTAATAGAATTAGTTGACAAAATTTCAACAAATCATACTTATTTTTTTAGAGAACCTAATCATTTTGAATTTCTTGAAAAAGAAATATTACCAAAAATACTTAATCAAATATCTCAATCAGGAGAAGAAGAAATTCGAATATGGTCATCTGGATGTTCAAGCGGAGAAGAACCATATACAATCGCAATGATATTAAATGAATACATAAGCAACAACAAAATTCAATGTAAAGCAAAAATCTTAGCAACAGATATTTCAGTTACTGTTCTTAATGAAGCTAATCAAGGAATTTATCCACAAGATCGTGTAAAAACACTTCCAAAGTATTTAAAAACCAAATATTTAAACAAATTTACAAATGACAAATTTGAAGTCAAAGACATACTAAAAAAAATGATCCAATTTAAAAAATTAAATCTAATGAATGAAGTTTTCCCATTTAAGAAAAAATTTGATTTAATCTTCTGCAGAAATGTAATGATTTATTTTGACGAAAAAACTAGAAATAAACTTGCTGAAAAATTCAGTCAACATTTAAAAGATGGTTCTTATTTGTTGATCGGTCATTCAGAAACAATTAGAAGTAATAAAAATTTAGAGTATATTATGCCAGCAACATATAAAAAATCAATCAGATAA
- the phoU gene encoding phosphate signaling complex protein PhoU, producing the protein MIRRRLTKQLEVIKDYLWDMKECVLKIIENSLIALESRDKNLAKKIINEDEKMIDDYQYDIEDLCGRIIATEHPVATELREILAIIKIISSLERIADHSTKIVKVVLLLESNVGDFSSVDIYQKPLREMADTAKDMLSNIFDAYFDGDFIKILKIVKYDNVIDKLFSKQKTVVINAMKDNPENLDYLLNILFLNSFLERVGDHVATIGELLYFVKVGEKVNLT; encoded by the coding sequence ATGATTAGGCGTAGACTTACTAAACAACTTGAAGTAATCAAAGATTATCTTTGGGATATGAAAGAGTGTGTGCTTAAAATAATAGAAAACTCGTTAATAGCTTTAGAATCTAGAGATAAAAATTTGGCTAAAAAGATTATTAATGAGGATGAAAAGATGATAGATGATTATCAATATGATATTGAAGATTTATGTGGGAGAATAATTGCTACTGAACATCCTGTTGCTACTGAACTTAGAGAAATTTTGGCTATTATTAAAATAATTAGCTCTCTTGAACGTATTGCTGATCATTCTACTAAAATTGTCAAAGTTGTGCTTCTTTTAGAGTCTAATGTAGGAGATTTTTCTTCGGTTGACATTTATCAGAAACCTTTAAGGGAGATGGCAGATACAGCAAAAGATATGCTTTCAAATATTTTTGATGCTTACTTTGATGGAGATTTTATTAAAATACTTAAAATAGTAAAGTATGATAATGTTATTGATAAATTGTTTTCAAAGCAAAAAACGGTTGTAATTAATGCTATGAAAGATAACCCAGAGAATTTAGATTATCTTTTAAATATCCTATTTTTAAATAGTTTTTTAGAAAGAGTCGGAGACCATGTTGCAACGATAGGTGAGTTACTTTATTTTGTTAAAGTAGGTGAGAAAGTAAATCTGACTTAA